CTGCCCAACTTGAAGAATCACCCTGGACAGCACTTGGCTCACAGCAAATTGAAATCACCAGTTCTTGGCAGAAAGTGGCCTTTAGCTTTGAGGTACCTGCTGGAGTTACTAGTATTCAATTGCCTGCGCAGCTATCAGACGAACTCAACAACGGCGCCGTGATCTATATCGACCACGCCTCCCTAAAGGGCGAAGCGCCAAGATCTGAAGTAGTAGATATCCCTATTGAGCCTGGATTAGCCGGCTGGAGCCCTGACTGGAGATCAAACACGCTGTCCTATGATGCTGACCGTGGCGTTGTTATCGAACCGGACTGGGACAATGACGATCAAATCGCCATGTATACAATCGAAGCGCCAAAAGACTTCAACGGCACTACCATATATTACGTCCTAGATATTCCTCAGGAGTTCATTGACGCAGGAATCAGCCTCCAGCCGTACGTTCAACAAAACTCCGGATCGTATGACGCTGACTGGTCTCAATGGGTAGACAAAAGCTCACTTACAGAAGGCACGTTCATAATCAGCTATAACGTAGCTTCTGCTCCCGTCGATACGCAACGAATCGCTCTACAAATAAAGGGCGAAGGTAGAAGCTTCGATCCCGTTGAAAATATTTCCATTGAGCGTATTTACTATGCAGAAGAAAGTGGTGGGTCAGATGTACCGCTCGACTCTGGCTGGACAGTCTCAACTGATCTCACTGTCGACTACAGTGATGCAGGTGTTTCCTACTCACCTACAGCTGCGGACCACCAGCTGTATTACACATACGCTGGCCCGCAAAACTTTGATGGATCCAAGTTTACTTTCTCCATCAAACCGAGTCAGGAGTTCATAGATAGCGGCGCAAACATTCAGCCATATGCTCAGTTGAACTCTGGCACCGGTGAGTGGGGCTGCTGGATTAATGGCGGCGCCAACCTTACTACAGATGGCATATCCTATGAATGCACGGTCGAAGAAAGTGGCGCGTTTGATTTCGACGATACAGATTCAATGAAAATCGGTATTCAAGTTAAAGAAGCCAACAGTGTCGCACCCACCGGCACCCTTACAATCACCGATATTCAGATCGATTAACCATCGATAGGCATTAACCCTACGAACCTAAAACGCCCCTCTTGCAGGGGCGTTTTTATTTGCACCGAAAATCTTTCGCCCTCGGTTTTTTTCGCTGACCATAACCCATAGATATGTGCATGGGTTTAATATCTCACGTCCTTATTTAGCTTCTAGAACAAAACACTTCCAACACGCAAAGCCGCTCAGCTGTCAGAATTTTTTAAACCTCCAATTCTAGTACTCCCGCGCACAGCTACAAGCATATAACTAGCTTGAACAATGCAGGAATAATTGTGCCGGCAAGAATTTAATTCTAAAGCCATTGGGTACACAAAAAAACGGCTGTTATCCGTATTCGCCATGCGGAGGTGCGGAGGTGCGGAGGTGCGGAGGTGCGGAGGTGCGGAGGTGCGGAATAATATCGCCAACAGCCTCATGGGTGATACTGGTTAAATTTTTAATCTCGTAAAAAGCATTTCACTCACAACTACGTAACGGCATTCTCCCCCACCACAACTGTGGCAATACGCCGATAAAGTGTTCGAGCTCCATGAAGCATGCAAACGGATGGTCGCCGCGCTGCGGCGGACTTTAATTGATAGACCCTGTGAGCAGGCACTAAAGGAAGAGCTATTTTTTGAAATCCAAGCAGGTCATTTGGTGTCAATTAATGCGATTAAGCAATACCTCTTTCAGTTTTCCAGATCAACACGGCACCTTTTTATTTATTTAAATTTCCCTTTTTCTTTTTCATAAAAAAGCGAATTCAATAACTCCAGATACACTAACCCGTATTTAAATAAAGTGCTTGCGAACACGCCACACCCTTGCCGCAATTACGCTCAAACACCTGGGCATAATCGGCCATGCGCGCCACTGAACCGGCACTGGAACCGTAACGGCGCCCAAAGTTTTGAACGTGGTCGATCCACTTATTTGGATTAATACCCAACCTCGACACAATAGCCGGAAGTTCGCTGGCGATGGCCCCGCGCTTATCGTCTCGTAGAATACGGCCAGTAGTATCCACAAGCTCAAAATAGTCTTCACGGGTAAAGGGTAAGGCATGGTGAGTATCGGTATGGGAGGAACCATCAAAAGGCATTAACGGCGCTTCGGGTAAGGCATCCAAACCCATTTCAGCTTTAATTTCACGCTGCTTTTGAATACGAGCATTCAATTTCTGCTCGTCTTTAGATTTGGTATTTTTGTATTTTACGTAATCGAATAAACGCTGCTGTATGGAGGTGAAATCACTCTCCATAAGGTCTGTTTCCATCGCCGCCCGAATGGGGTTGAGGTCGACATAGGCCATGCAGCTTAATAGCGCGGCTTCATCCAATAGGGCCTGGCTTTTGAAACGCCCCTCCCAAAACCGGCCTTTACAACCCTCTTCGCTGTTTGCCATGCGGGCTATGGTTTCATTAACGCCACGCATGAACCAGCTGATATCGTATAAACGTTTACGCCACTTTTCGATAATCTCATCCACTGCCGCTTGCGTAGCCGCATCAATAGCCTCCGGGTTCTCCAGCCAGTGATCAACCAGCATATGGCCGCTATACAACTGCATCCAGCGCTCGGCCACTTCTTTATTAGTCCAAGCCTGCGCCCTAGGCTTATCCGCATGCAACACCACATGGTAATGATTACTCATTACCGCATAAGCGCACACATCTACCGCATACACATACGACAAAAACCGCAAGCGCGATACGATCCACTGCTTGCGGTGATCGTAATTCTCACCCGTCGAATGATCGTCACCACACAAATATGCACGCCGAACACAGCGTACATAGCAATGGTAAAACGGCGTTGAATCGAGAGAGATTAATGTTTCACGGCTTTGGGTCATGGTTACACAAATTACCGGACCAGGAAGGCTTGTCAAGTTTTTGGATGTCCTTTTATTTATTTTTTTGGATGTCCTTTTATTTAGTCGCATCAACTTAAATTACTTTATCTAACTTCGCTTTGTTATCGTCAGGGTTTAGCCACACCGGCCCGACCCTGCTCCAGTCCCGCGTACTGCCACTCCAGTATAATCGCGTTCGGCCATTTCGCTGCACAAAACCGGTAACGCTGAAAGAAAATGTATGGATTGGCCAGCGGGCGATTATTGGCAAGGGTGTCACTATTGGGGAGAACAGTATTATCGGTGCTGGCGCAGTAGTCACTAAATCTATTCCCGCCAATACCATTGCCGCTGGTAACCCTGCAAAAATAGTGAAAGAGATCAACCCGAATAAGCGGATGTTAAAACGGGAATATTTATTTAATCAGCCTGAGGATTATTGGCAGAGCCAGGAAACCCTGGAGGCTGTATTTAACAAAGACAACGGTTTTTTCCATTGGCTAAAAAGCTTGTTGATACCATCAAACCGAGATTAACTGGAAAGCCATAAGTAACGCTTAAATCCGAAAGGATTTCCCACTCATCATTAGCGTTTCAATTTGTTCCGTTGTCCCACCCGGCAGGTCTGATTCCTTTCGTTCTTTATAGGCTTTTTTGATCGCTGACTTTGCCTGCTTAAAATCGCCCATGGAATACTGTACTACCGCCATGGTATCGAAATACCCTATCTTTTCAGTCAGCGTCTTCGCCTCTATACCCTCAAGATAACGCTTCGCCAATTTCGGGTTGTAAATCGCATCATTTGCAGACGTCGCCAACACCCAAGCGTACTGGATTTTTGCAGGCACAAAATTCGAATCAGCGGCCTCTCGCAATAAAGCTATGCCCTGGTCAACGTTTCTTTCGTAGCGCGCGCCATGATAAACCTCAATGCCCAATAGTAATTGAGCATCAGGCACCTTTTCCTCCGCAGCGCTTTCCAGCCAAAAATACGATTTATCCAGATCAATCGCACACTGTTGGCCGTATGACAACCGGCGCCCCAACTCGTACTTCGCCACTGAAAATCCATCCTGAGCAGACTTTTGATACCACTTACCTTCCCTTTCCAATTCAAGCTCTGAATAACCTTTCATACTAGAGCCCACACTGCGAATCATGGCTAAGGTAACCGCGTAGATGTATTTATCCTTGCCCGTTCCATCATAGGCCGCCGCCTTGGCCTTGCCTACCAGATCTTCGACATAATCTTTATTAATTTCAGCGCCTGTCAACTGGAAAATAAAGCGTAGTCGCCTGCCATACTCTTCAGTGGGAACATCACCAACCCTGGCCGGCTCATACAGGAATGCTTTTATCGCTTTTAGGGCCACATTCTCGAATGCTTTTGAGGACCCATTAATTACGATTGGATTTCTAACAGTCCCATCAATACCAATAGAATACTGAATATCCACTATCCCTACACGCCCTCTTTTCTGTTCAGTTCTAGGGTACTTAGGGGTTCGTTTGCGAAGCGCTCTTGGCTTTGAATATGTGAGAGATGGGCCAGCTGTATCCGAGGAGAGTAGGTTTTTGTGGACAGCACTTGGCCCATGGGTTTTCAATAACTCGGCGAACACTTCTTCAGCTCTAGCTATCTGACCTTTATTCAACCGCGCCGCTACTTTATTAGCAATACTATCAGCCGTCTCATTTCCATAGAGTGCGGATAATTTTAGCCAAGCGTGCCCTTGCACATAATTCTTTTCAAAAGCCTCTCCCCGAACATTCATAACTCCTAGATTAAAAATCGCGCGATCATTACCCAGGACAGCCAACTCAAGAAATGCGTCTTTAGCTCTATCAAAATCATTTCGACTATAGAACCCCATTGCTTCGGAAAAGGTAATTGCATGCGCTACTTGCGATGCAATAAATATCAAGACAAACCCAATAGCCTGAACCGTAATTTTCATTCTTTATCATTACTCTCTGCTTGAGAAAAGGCCACGCCAGTTACTTTCACGTTACCGAAGCCGCTTAATTTAATTTCTTTGGCCGGTTCGTATGTTATTACTGTAGAGAGTTCATTATCAACCATAATGGTATGCTCCCAGCGTTTTCTTTTTATCTTCTTGTTGAAAATCAAGCGTATTAACGGAGAGTTTTCCCAGGGGATTTTATTTTGAAAGTAATGACTGATTTTATCGTTTTTATTGGGCCAATAGTCCAGATCAACCTCATAGGCACCAGTGCATTCATGGTCGGCAAGCCCCAGCGTAACCAAGCTTTTCTTTTTGCCTTTTAAGAAAAGGTAAAAACTGGGAACGGAATATTGATTTACAGGCACCTCTATCTCAGCAACAAACTCCAATTGATCCCCAAGACTCTTTTCTATAGGAATAGTTACCTCATCCCCCCTAGACAAGTCATATTCACTTTTCAATGAATCTGCATGCAACAGAGCACTCACAAAAAAAAGCAACAGAACCCAAACGGCCCTTATCATTATTCCCCCACCGTATTTTTTTAATGATTAGAGCACAGCAGAAACAGCACCACTCAACTCTACAGAAAATCTATTTAACAACTCATTTAAAGCAGTAACATAAGCCTCTACCGATTCATTTTCGGCTTGCGCATACAAGTTAATGTTACCTACAGCCAACTCAGTTTTTCCTGCATTATCAAATAACATCCACCGCGCATGGAGTGCCACCTCAAGGTATAGGAAGTATAAACCACCTTTTTGCCCTTCTAGTGAAGCATCATACCCGAAATCTTCTCACTCGTTTACTGCTCAAGTCCGCTCAAGCCCCAATTTTCACTGCTGGATCAGTTCAAATCACTCTAAGTAAGGTTCGGCTTGGTGGTAAAGTCACTGAGTGATGGCTGACTGGGTGTAAGTTGCCCCACCGCTCCTTTTCAAAGTTGGCAGTGTTGGATTTGGGGCCGTCAGTCAAAGAGGCGGCTTTGTGATGGGTCGAACAGGGTGGGGGTCAGTGGTGGTGCCCGCTCCGGTGGTAATTCGTGTTGTTTTTCAGCATCTACCTTAGCTGCTTTCTGCTTGAGATGCTTAAGGATCTGCTCAATCACCTTCGGATCTTCGATACTGGCAATCACCTTTACCTGTCCGCCGCAGTGTTCGCAGACTTCGATATCGAACACTCGCTTGAGGCGTTGCATCCAGCTCATTGTCAAGTTTTCGGATGTCCTTTAATTTTTTTCGGCCGGTGGTATCCACAAGCTAAATGTCAAGTTTTTGGATGTCCTTTTTCTCTCTTTTCGACCTAGGCTTGTTTTGAAACAAAGTTTGTGGATGTCCTTATTCTTGACGCGTGTTTGATGGCTCTTTTGAACCCGATAATACCTGCTCCGAGAGAACTTTATTGCGCCACCGACAAAAGCTAACGTAGCCAATATCGTGTGTTTCGCAAAACTGGGCGGCTGATAAGCCGGAATTCGTTTGTTTTTGTACCAATGCTTGCCATTCGGTTAGTGACTTTCGGGCGGCGCGTTGTTTGCTCATGGTGTTTGTCTCTTCTTATTTGTTGAGACGGTAGGTTAGGTTAGCTGGGGGGCTTGGGGTAGGACGGGGTGGAATGAACGGTTACGTTAAGCATGAGCTTTTCCCTACGATTATCAAAGATCCGTAAAGATAAAAAAATGACCCAGCAGGTCATGGCTGATACTATCGGTATCCACGTTTCCCAGATAAAGCGCTATGAGTCCGGCGACACCCAACCATCTTTAGACGTATTACGTAAAATCGCTATTGCGCTTAATATCAGCGCAGACTTGCTGCTTTTTGATGAAGGGGAAAGAGACTTACCTAACAACCTACAACTCAAGTTTGAGGCGGTTAGTCAGATGTCGGAAGAAGACCAGAAGGCTATCCAATCTTTGATTGATGGCATGATTTTGAAGCATACCGCTAGTCAGCTAGGGGCAAGGCAATAGGTTTATAACAGGCATAAAAAACCCAGCACGCGGCTGGATTTTTGATTTCCTAAGATTTCCTAAGGGTGGGTGTCCCGATTATCTCCGTCACCAATACCCCAGCCGCTAAAGGCGGCTAAGGAAAGAACTTTTTTTGGGGGCTTAAAGTGGATGTCCTATTTACCTTCCGACCATCTCTGACCGGGGCTTTTACAACTAAAGAGAAAATAATTTCAAAAAAGGCTTGATGTCAAATGTAAGGCCTGACCCCTATGATTTATATGATTTACGGAGGTGCGGAGGTGCGGAGGTGCGGAGGTGCGGAGGTGCGGAGGTGCGGAGGTGCGGAGGTGCGGAGGTGCGGAGGTGCGGAATAATATCGCCGACAGTCTCATGGGTGATATTGGTTAAATTTTTAATCTCGTAAAAAACATTTCACTCACAACTACGTAACGGCATTCTCCCCCACCACAACTGTGGCAATACGCCGATAAAGTGTTCGAGTTCCATGAAGCATGCAAACGGATGGTCGCCGCGCTGCGGCGGACTTTAATTGATAGACCCTGTGAGCAGGCACTAAAGGAAGAGCTATTTTTTGAAATCCAAGCAGGTCATTTGGTGTCAATTAATGCGATTAAGCATTACCTCTTTCAGTTTGCCAGATCAACACGGCACCTTTTTATTTATTTAAATTCCCCTTTTTCTTTTTTATAAAAAAGCGAATTCAATGACTCCAGGCACACTAACCCGTATTTAAATAAAGTGCCTGCGAACACGCCACACCCTTGCCGCAATTACGCTCAAACACCTGGGCATAATCGGCCATGCGCGCCACCGAACCAGCACTGGAACCGTAACGGCGGCCAAAATTCTGGACATGGTCGATCCACTTATTTGGATTAATACCCAATCGCGACACAATGGCCGGAAGTTCGCTGGCGATAGCTCCGCGCTTATCGTCTCGTAGAATACGGCCAGTAGTATCCACAAGCTCAAAATAGTCTTCACGGGTAAAGGGTAAGGCATGGTGAGTATCGGTATGAGAGGAACCATCAAAAGGCATTAACGGCGCTTCGGGTAAGGCATCCAAACCCATTTCAGCTTTAATTTCACGCTGCTTTTGAATACGAGCATTCAATTTCTGCTCGTCTTTAGATTTGGTATTTTTGTATTTCACGTAATCGAATAAACGCTGCTGTATGGAGGTGAAATCACTTTCCATAAGATCTGTTTCCATCGCCGCCCGAATGGGGTTGAGGTCGACATAGGCCATGCAGCTTAGTAGTGCGGCTTCATCCAATAGGGCCTGACTTTTAAAACGCCCCTCCCAAAACCGGCCTTTACAACCCTCTTCGCTGTTTGCCATGCGGGCTATGGTTTCATTAACGCCGCGCATGAACCAGCTGATATCGTATAAGCGCTTACGCCACTTTTCGATAATCTCATCCACTGCCGCTTGCGTAGCCGCATCAATAGCCTCCGGGTTCTCCAGCCAGTGATCAACCAGCATATGGCCGCTATACAACTGCATCCAGCGCTCGGCCACTTCTTTATTACTCCATGCCTGCGCCCTAGCCTTATCCGCATGCAGCACAACATGGTAGTGATTACTCATTACCGCATAAGCACACACGTCCACCGCATACACATACGACAAAAAACGCAAGCGCGATACTATCCACTGCTTGCGGTGATCGTAATTCTCACCCGTCGAATGATCGTCACCACACAAATATGCACGCCGAACACAGCGTACATAGCAATGGTAAAACGGCGTTGAATCGAGAGAGATTAATGTTTCATGGCTTTGGGTCATGGTTGCACAAATTACCGGAACCAGGAAGGCTTGTCAAGATTTTGGATGTCCTTTTATTTTATGTTAGGAAGGCTTGTCAAGATTTTGGATGTCCTTTTATTTTTTTCGCAAAGATCTTCCAATAAGCTCAGCCTAGAATGAAAAAGGCCGACTAGAAATTAATTTCTGTCGGCCTCAACTTGTCACGGCCATCGGCCTGTACCGCTAATTTAGCGTAGTACAGCAGGATTAACTTGTCCAAAAATACCTGCGGGGTTTGGGGCGGCAAGCCCCAAGAGCTAAAACACAAAACAACTATCTCTTAGTGTCGATTGGTATAAGCAAACCATTGATCCAGAAACTAAAAAGTAGTTAACTTGTGCTGCCGGTGCACTTTAATCTTGAAGCTGGCGAACCAGGAAGGCTTGTCAAGATTTTGGATGTCCTTTTATTTTTGGTCATTCCGAATATCGCGCATTATGCTTATCCTTCCACCTTTGCCAAAACCATTTCTTATCTCCACCCTTTTGTGCAGTAGCTGGGTAGCTTTATTTTTTGTTTTCTCCAATTCCAATTACACTACCACCAGAAAGCAACAATCTAGTAAACTCAGAGTTTTCTGAATAAACTTCAAACTGCTCTC
The Teredinibacter franksiae DNA segment above includes these coding regions:
- a CDS encoding family 15 carbohydrate-binding domain-containing protein; its protein translation is MLYRPLLISVIALGLTACFGESYENYSSGPYEEIPPRVEPSLPDSGVVQNGNLEESTTEAIGWNGYANSGTATFELSTEQYYTGAQSFKVSIEAAGDNLWDIGAGPVAVPVEEFYTYHFSAWVLGTNGAIANFTAQLEESPWTALGSQQIEITSSWQKVAFSFEVPAGVTSIQLPAQLSDELNNGAVIYIDHASLKGEAPRSEVVDIPIEPGLAGWSPDWRSNTLSYDADRGVVIEPDWDNDDQIAMYTIEAPKDFNGTTIYYVLDIPQEFIDAGISLQPYVQQNSGSYDADWSQWVDKSSLTEGTFIISYNVASAPVDTQRIALQIKGEGRSFDPVENISIERIYYAEESGGSDVPLDSGWTVSTDLTVDYSDAGVSYSPTAADHQLYYTYAGPQNFDGSKFTFSIKPSQEFIDSGANIQPYAQLNSGTGEWGCWINGGANLTTDGISYECTVEESGAFDFDDTDSMKIGIQVKEANSVAPTGTLTITDIQID
- a CDS encoding transposase, which translates into the protein MCGDDHSTGENYDHRKQWIVSRLRFLSYVYAVDVCAYAVMSNHYHVVLHADKPRAQAWTNKEVAERWMQLYSGHMLVDHWLENPEAIDAATQAAVDEIIEKWRKRLYDISWFMRGVNETIARMANSEEGCKGRFWEGRFKSQALLDEAALLSCMAYVDLNPIRAAMETDLMESDFTSIQQRLFDYVKYKNTKSKDEQKLNARIQKQREIKAEMGLDALPEAPLMPFDGSSHTDTHHALPFTREDYFELVDTTGRILRDDKRGAIASELPAIVSRLGINPNKWIDHVQNFGRRYGSSAGSVARMADYAQVFERNCGKGVACSQALYLNTG
- a CDS encoding acyltransferase, with amino-acid sequence MLSSGFSHTGPTLLQSRVLPLQYNRVRPFRCTKPVTLKENVWIGQRAIIGKGVTIGENSIIGAGAVVTKSIPANTIAAGNPAKIVKEINPNKRMLKREYLFNQPEDYWQSQETLEAVFNKDNGFFHWLKSLLIPSNRD
- a CDS encoding TonB family protein; its protein translation is MKITVQAIGFVLIFIASQVAHAITFSEAMGFYSRNDFDRAKDAFLELAVLGNDRAIFNLGVMNVRGEAFEKNYVQGHAWLKLSALYGNETADSIANKVAARLNKGQIARAEEVFAELLKTHGPSAVHKNLLSSDTAGPSLTYSKPRALRKRTPKYPRTEQKRGRVGIVDIQYSIGIDGTVRNPIVINGSSKAFENVALKAIKAFLYEPARVGDVPTEEYGRRLRFIFQLTGAEINKDYVEDLVGKAKAAAYDGTGKDKYIYAVTLAMIRSVGSSMKGYSELELEREGKWYQKSAQDGFSVAKYELGRRLSYGQQCAIDLDKSYFWLESAAEEKVPDAQLLLGIEVYHGARYERNVDQGIALLREAADSNFVPAKIQYAWVLATSANDAIYNPKLAKRYLEGIEAKTLTEKIGYFDTMAVVQYSMGDFKQAKSAIKKAYKERKESDLPGGTTEQIETLMMSGKSFRI
- the tnpA gene encoding IS66 family insertion sequence element accessory protein TnpA; translation: MSKQRAARKSLTEWQALVQKQTNSGLSAAQFCETHDIGYVSFCRWRNKVLSEQVLSGSKEPSNTRQE
- a CDS encoding helix-turn-helix domain-containing protein; amino-acid sequence: MSFSLRLSKIRKDKKMTQQVMADTIGIHVSQIKRYESGDTQPSLDVLRKIAIALNISADLLLFDEGERDLPNNLQLKFEAVSQMSEEDQKAIQSLIDGMILKHTASQLGARQ
- a CDS encoding transposase; translation: MCGDDHSTGENYDHRKQWIVSRLRFLSYVYAVDVCAYAVMSNHYHVVLHADKARAQAWSNKEVAERWMQLYSGHMLVDHWLENPEAIDAATQAAVDEIIEKWRKRLYDISWFMRGVNETIARMANSEEGCKGRFWEGRFKSQALLDEAALLSCMAYVDLNPIRAAMETDLMESDFTSIQQRLFDYVKYKNTKSKDEQKLNARIQKQREIKAEMGLDALPEAPLMPFDGSSHTDTHHALPFTREDYFELVDTTGRILRDDKRGAIASELPAIVSRLGINPNKWIDHVQNFGRRYGSSAGSVARMADYAQVFERNCGKGVACSQALYLNTG